From the Streptococcus sanguinis genome, the window AAATTTCCTTTAAAATCTAACAATGGCACAAATTGCAAAGATTGAGTTCAACCCCAGTAAATTGAGCAGGCAATTTTCTGATTTCCAGTTCTTCTTTCTCTTCAGCTGTCATGGAAAAAATGGCCTTATTCCGTTTCAAGAGATAGAGGATCAAGCCATCCGCCAGTTGTTAAGAAAGCCCAAAATTTGGGATGTTTCATTCTGCTAATAGAAGCGTCTAGCTCGACCAGCTTAAAGAGTTGATAGACAAATAGTCCGTTTGTTACTAGAAGCAAAGCAGGGCGTGATAAGGCTTCCTAATTTAAAAAAACTCCTGCCACATTAACTTGACAGGACTTGTAAACTTGAGATGAATTAACTGCGGACCAAACTTAACTGCTTTTTCCACCGTTTCTTAAACAATATATCAAAGAGAACCAGAGCCAGAGAAAGGATGACTGACACAAGAAGATACTTTAGCCATAGGGGTGCGTTAGGGATAAAAGGCGGACTTTTTAGCAGACCGTAATTGCCTCCTGTCACTTGATTAACGCCGACTAGGAAAAGATTGAGCCCAAAGGTGTAAGCTACAATCATATATTTCTTGAGCAGGCTCTTGTCGTAGTGATTCATCAGATAAATCAAGGAATTAACCAAGAGAGCATAGTGACCAATCAGGAAAGAGAAGCTGGTAATGTGCGGGAAATCGTAGGGGTCAAAGACTGGATAGCCCAAGGCAAAGACCGCTCCGCTGGCTCCTAATAGAGCAAAATACTGCTTGCTGCGCCATTTATCTGGCAGAAAGACCACTGCAAACATCGCCAAGCGGCAATGATAGAAGGGCAGACTATTGGAAAAGGGAATTCGAAAACCAAAATACCAGCTATAAAGCATCAGCAGCTGGGCAATCTGAATCCACTTAAAAGCTTTAACAAAACGCGGATTATCATGATATTTGAGCGAGCTCCAAATAGACAGCAAGACCAGAGCAATCATCACAGCATACCATAAAATCGAGATAGGCGGTGCCACCGTTTTTGTCGTAGTTAAAAAATCTTTCATAAATCCTCCGTTAGATGATTAGGTTAGGGTGACTGTCTTGGTCTGCTCGACGCGCTTAAAAATTTCAGAAACCAAGCAAACTGCTGCACTTAAGACAATTGAGACAAGCAGATAATTGAGCAGGAGCCCGTGATTGCCAACAAGCGGCGGATCTGTAAGAAATCCATAAGAACCCTTTGTCAACATATTGATAACAAGCAAAAACGCATTCATCAGAAAGGTCGTCCACACCACTCGCTGCCAGTTCATAGAGAAAGTATGATAATATCTGAAAAGATAAATCAAACAATTTCCCAAGAGCGCTAGATGGCCGATGATAAAGGACAAAATAGTGATATGGGGAAAAGGGTAAGGATCAAAAATCGGATAAATAAAGGCTACAATCGAGCCAAAAGTCCCCAAAAGAGCAAAATAGAATTTATAAACTGAGCGATTAGGCAGAAACATCAAGGCAAACATGGCCATTCTGCAATGATAAAAAGGCAAACTCTCAGACAGCGGGGCAGCAGTCAGTATATACCAAGAGTAGAGGCCTATCAGCTGGCAAGCTTGCATCCCGACAAATAGCTGCTGGTAAGGCTTCCGATTGTAGTAGCGATAGGAAAGCCAGATAATCGCAAAGACCAGCCCCAAAAGAACAAAATACCAAAGTCCCAGTTGAGGCGGTTCGGTTTTATAAGTTGTAAACATATCTCTTATTCCCATCTCCTAGGCTCCCATTCTAATATAAGGTTTGAACAAGGCTGAGTCTGCCTGTTGTTGCAATAATTTCTAGCTTTTTCAGACAAAAAGTATCCCAGAAACTTACTTCACTAATCCAAATACTGTTCTCTATCTCCTTGATAAATCTCCCAAAGGATTTCCAACTGTTCTTTTGTCGTCCGCTTAGAAGATAATTCTGGTAAAGATTGGATAGCAAAGAAAGCTAACTCTTCTATTTCTGTATTAGGCTGAAAATCTCCATCCTCTATCTGACACTCGAAGACCAGTTTAGCATATTGCTTACTCTGAAATTGAAATTTATTAGTATCAAAAATTGCAAGCAGACGAGAAACTGAAACATTAAATCCCGTTTCTTCTTGGACTTCCTTGACGATATTTTCCTTAGGAGATAGGCCGACTTCACAAAAGCCGCCTGGTAAAGCCCAAGTTTTCTCATTTTTACCCTTGACTAAACAGACTTTTCCGTCTCGAACCAGTACAGCTCGGACATCAATCAAAGGAGTGGCATAAAAATCCGTTGGGCGCAACAGCTCTGCCAATTCTTTCCCATCCAAATCTGACCAATCAGCCAGGAGGTGTCCCAAAAGCTGACGGAGTTCTAAGTAACGTTCTCGATCAAATTCATCACGACTAAATGCTAGACCTGTCTCTGTAATAGAAAGGAGACGTTGAATGGTTTTTGCAATTTCTTTAGTTTCCATCTTCCAAGTCCTCTACCAGCTTCGCCAGATTCATAGAATTGCTGCCTTTGAGAAGAATTTGGTCGGCAGGAGTCAGCTTCTCTCTGACAGCTTGTTTCAGCTGTTCAAACTGGTCTTTCTCGTCATTTTTGATAAAGTATTGCACCTTGCCTGGCGGGTAAATCTCCTTGGCATAGTCATAGAGGGCTTCCATGTCCTGTCCATAGAGGAAAAGGTCGGTCACAATTTCTGGATTGAGACTGGTAATCATCGAGCCATGCATGGACTTAGAGTCCGCTCCCAGCTCTTTCATATCCGCCAGCACTGCCAATTTTCGTCCGCCTGGATTGGTCGGAATGGTCGAGAAAGTCTCCAGAATCAAGCGCATGGCTGTTGGATTGGCATTGTAGACATCCGATAGGATATCTGCGCCATTGGAAGCTTTCTTCCACTCCGTTCGATTGCGGGTCAGCTCCAGCTCAGAAAAGGCTTGAGCAATTGCCGCCTCAGATACACCCTCCTGCAGAGCTGCATAGGCCGCAATCATGGCGTTGGTCGCATTGTACTTACCGGTCACAGGCAGGTCAATCCTTTGCTCTAAAAAGTTGCATTCAAAGCTCAAGCTGTCCTTGCGCTCTTCCAGACGCGTCAGGAAGATATCCGAATCAGGACCAAAGCGAACTAGTTTGCAGTCTGCTGGCAGAAATTCATTGACAATCTTATCCGCCGGAACAATCAAGAGACCATCTTTTCTCAAACCGTCTGCAATCTGCATCTTGCCTTGAGCAATCTCAGCTCGGCTGCCGAAAAATTCCAGATGGGCTTCTCCGACCAGAGTTACAATGCCCGTCTTAGGTTTGGCAAGTTCAGACAGGAGATGGATATCGCCCAAGTGATCCTGCCCCATTTCTAAGACAAGTTTCTCTGTATTCTCAGGCATGTGAAGAATCGTGTAGGGCAGACCGATTTCGTTGTTGTAATTACCTTGTGTCTTATAGGTTTTGTAACTGGTTGCTAGTAGCTGAGCCAGCATATCCTTAGTCGTCGTTTTACCGTTGGAACCTGTCACTGCCAGAACATCCACCTGCATCTTTTCCAGATAATATTGGGCCAAGCGCTGAAAGGCTGTCAGGACATCATCGACCAAGATATAAGCCCCCTCTGCCACTGGACGCTCAGATAGGGTGGCAGCAGCTCCCTGAGCAAAGGCTGTTGGGATAAAATTGTGACCGTCACGCGCTCCCTTAAGCGGCACAAAGAGGTCACCTGAGCCAATCAAGCGGCTATCAAACTCAGCATTTCTTAGCACGACATTTTCAAACTGAGTCACATCATT encodes:
- a CDS encoding UDP-N-acetylmuramoyl-tripeptide--D-alanyl-D-alanine ligase is translated as MILDLYEIAEVLSAKNDVTQFENVVLRNAEFDSRLIGSGDLFVPLKGARDGHNFIPTAFAQGAAATLSERPVAEGAYILVDDVLTAFQRLAQYYLEKMQVDVLAVTGSNGKTTTKDMLAQLLATSYKTYKTQGNYNNEIGLPYTILHMPENTEKLVLEMGQDHLGDIHLLSELAKPKTGIVTLVGEAHLEFFGSRAEIAQGKMQIADGLRKDGLLIVPADKIVNEFLPADCKLVRFGPDSDIFLTRLEERKDSLSFECNFLEQRIDLPVTGKYNATNAMIAAYAALQEGVSEAAIAQAFSELELTRNRTEWKKASNGADILSDVYNANPTAMRLILETFSTIPTNPGGRKLAVLADMKELGADSKSMHGSMITSLNPEIVTDLFLYGQDMEALYDYAKEIYPPGKVQYFIKNDEKDQFEQLKQAVREKLTPADQILLKGSNSMNLAKLVEDLEDGN
- a CDS encoding YwaF family protein → MKDFLTTTKTVAPPISILWYAVMIALVLLSIWSSLKYHDNPRFVKAFKWIQIAQLLMLYSWYFGFRIPFSNSLPFYHCRLAMFAVVFLPDKWRSKQYFALLGASGAVFALGYPVFDPYDFPHITSFSFLIGHYALLVNSLIYLMNHYDKSLLKKYMIVAYTFGLNLFLVGVNQVTGGNYGLLKSPPFIPNAPLWLKYLLVSVILSLALVLFDILFKKRWKKQLSLVRS
- a CDS encoding YwaF family protein yields the protein MGIRDMFTTYKTEPPQLGLWYFVLLGLVFAIIWLSYRYYNRKPYQQLFVGMQACQLIGLYSWYILTAAPLSESLPFYHCRMAMFALMFLPNRSVYKFYFALLGTFGSIVAFIYPIFDPYPFPHITILSFIIGHLALLGNCLIYLFRYYHTFSMNWQRVVWTTFLMNAFLLVINMLTKGSYGFLTDPPLVGNHGLLLNYLLVSIVLSAAVCLVSEIFKRVEQTKTVTLT
- a CDS encoding NUDIX hydrolase N-terminal domain-containing protein, which encodes METKEIAKTIQRLLSITETGLAFSRDEFDRERYLELRQLLGHLLADWSDLDGKELAELLRPTDFYATPLIDVRAVLVRDGKVCLVKGKNEKTWALPGGFCEVGLSPKENIVKEVQEETGFNVSVSRLLAIFDTNKFQFQSKQYAKLVFECQIEDGDFQPNTEIEELAFFAIQSLPELSSKRTTKEQLEILWEIYQGDREQYLD